The DNA segment ATACTCGGATGCCGGCAAAGGATTGACAATGACTTTCTGTATAACTTTATCCTCTTGTCCGTCCGCCACATCAATAGTGACATATTGACCTGCCCGTAAGTCACCGACGTTGAGAAACTTTACATCCGCAGAATCAGTAACTCGCGTTTCATTTTGAGTAATTCTATACGCGATCGTTTTAGTGCCCTGGGGTGTCTCTCGATTAATTTCTAATTTACCTTGTTGAATATCTACCCATCCGATTTCTCCTGATACCTGATGCACACCCACAGCCTCTTCAGCGCGCACAGATATGCCGCTGAATAATGCAACGGCCGCAATAACACTAAATACTTTCAGATAATTTATATTCATCAAACACGTTCCTTCCTAAAGATTAATTGTTTTAAATCACAGCATCCCGCTCTCACGAAAAAGACGTTGCCTTTCCTCAAAATTTTACTTTAAATTGCCCCTTACCATTATCTTGAGACGCCTCTTTCTTTTTTTCTTCTTTAATCACTTCTTTCTCAGCTATTTTTTCGGCCCTGATCTCCTTATTCTTCTTACTGTTGAACTCATCTCGGGTGCGTTTAAATTTTGCCTTTTCATTAGCATGCTCATACGCCGACATATTTGGGCGAGGTGATTTCTCGTTTCGCGCAAATCCTAAAACCGACACAGAAAACAATAGGCAGCACCCAATAACCATTATTTTCTTTTTCATTTCTTTTCCCTTTCTTTACGGAGCCCACAACAGTTAGTCTGCTCCTTTTAAAACTATCCCTCCGTTAGCGATCTACTATTGGACAGCGCCTCTAACGGAATCCGCCACATCGCGACCCGCCGATTTAATATCATGCCCGACATCTTCAAGCGAGCTTCTAAAAAGTGGCCGTCCTCCGGCAATAGCCCAAATAAGAAAAACAGCCAAGAGGATAGCTAAAACACCTGTAGGCCCATATCCCCACGACTTGTTGTAAGGCCAAGTGGGAAAAGTTGCCGCTAGAAAAACAACAATAATCAACAATAGTAAAGTTTCTGTAGTCATTTGATCTCTCCTTTTAGCGGACAGCCGCAATGCGGTTACTTTGCATCCCCGGAGAGGCCTGCGCGAAATGCGCCATCATATCATCAATGGATTTTAACTTTGTGATCTCCATGCGATCTCGATGCAGTTTTAAGTCGCATCCTGTTTCCCTTTGAACAATTCTTTCAATGCTTGCCCAGCTACTGTGCTTGGAATTAAACTTAACTTGTTTGAGGTTCTTTAGGTCTAAGGAACCTCTGGATGTCCCAGGGAGATAAATCGTTCCATTGCTAAAATCGACAGCAAAGGCGATCACGCCTGGAATAATGCCAAAA comes from the Candidatus Omnitrophota bacterium genome and includes:
- a CDS encoding DUF3309 domain-containing protein, with translation MTTETLLLLIIVVFLAATFPTWPYNKSWGYGPTGVLAILLAVFLIWAIAGGRPLFRSSLEDVGHDIKSAGRDVADSVRGAVQ